Within Ipomoea triloba cultivar NCNSP0323 chromosome 9, ASM357664v1, the genomic segment TGAGTCAAGAAGGCGTGAGTGGCGAGCCAGCTTCGAGCCAGCTCAACTACTTGGAGATGCCACTATTATCCGCCTATCATCGCCCACCACGTGCCTTGCTTCTATACACTTTCCAGTAAATTTTTTTCCCGGAATTTTTTTATGAGGAGAAAAACCGCATTCATTActcaaatgaaattttaattattttgtactTCTGTCTCTGCATCTCTGGATATCTTTGGTCAAATATATCCAAATTAGtccaaataaattattacattttgccaaataatttaatttaatttaaaagtattacaccaCTATAAGTAGTGATATACGAGAATCAACTTAGTTCTTAAAATTCGAGTCTATAATAAGGATTTGTTAAATGACGTTGTAAAAATATCATGTCACACCTTGTTAATGATCACGTATAAATAATAGATATGTGCACCTCAATAGACCAGTTACCTATTAATAATGGTAGATATAGTCTAgtacaaataaattataagtataCCAATAATATCGTAAGGGCATTTTCAACTATGTTATAGTAActttattataacaaaattcgATTGTGACTAATATaatcatttttcattatttttcttttatgagCGAATTAGATATCATCACAAGAATTTCAACCCCTAGTTTCACTTATATAGTCAAgtatcaaatttaataaaataaattaatactaCGTTCGTGGTATAATGCACCCAATACAACCATTATTAATATTACTCGGTATTATTTATATTAGAGATAAATTTGAATTGATAAATACCATGTATTTGAAAGAGATGTATGGCATCTCCATCTCCAACGACtagagaaaaataatatatttacatattaaattaaGAATGTGTTGACCTTCATTGTTTCTATATGCTATATATACCATTCAATTCAACTAACGCCATTTCGGGTAGATCAACtgtaatgattttttatttttcaattttaatataatacatgtttaaatttaattaaactgAAATAGATGGTTCCACCGCAGCAGACACCCCAcacattataaaaattacacttttgtttaattttcaaataatgaTTTATCTTTCTTGTGTGATTTGCAGACGGTTATACAGGGGCATGGTTTATTTAGTCCACACCCTCGGATTAGTACATTACAACAATGACAATGATCTAATTATGGGGgagtttgatcattttcacagTCAGTCATGCATGCAGTCTGATTGAACGTAGGTAATCacatcattaaaataataattgtttaattaatttaaatttcaaaacaacACCTAAGTAGTAAGTAGCTAGGAAGGCAGcagtttgtttttaatttaaatatttttacaaaatttccCAAAATCGTTAAGTCATTTGTGGCGAGCCCACATGATGAAGAAGATTACAATATGATATGGTATATGTGATAATGATTGgaaatcaaatttaatataCCTTAATGGTAAAGCAAAGAAAGACTAAAATCGCAATCATAAAAAGTAAGGCTTAATGGCTCATCATATGTATCGTCTATATAAATATGAATACTATGTTTTTTTTCTGATGACTCTTAGCTTTTAAGAATTGAAATTGTAACAGTAcacttaaatatatttttgttattattactgtCTATCATAAtcgtaataaaaaaaataatccaTTTTTTATAGCTATCTGTGcgtccaatatatatatatatatatatatatatatatatatatatatatatatatatatatatatatatatatatatgttcagaATCAAATGAAAATCATGTTTTAGATGAGAACTTGTGAacctacatgaatgcacacaatttaCTACGAGAACACACACAATCTACTCTAagggtagattgtgtgcattgtgcACTTGGAGTATTATATTGTATGCACTTATGTAGTTGTTCGCAATTCTCACCTTAGTATTGGTTCTCATTTTAACATAAGTTTGTTTGTGTATATATGATTCTGCCATAACACGATGACAATTttttatagtaaaatttgctTTAGTGAATTGAAAAAGAGGGAAtaacaaaaatttgtgtgatgGGATGCATAAGTGTTcaatagaaaaagaaataataagtttatatgcatgcatatattaCTTTGTGGATTTAGACATGATTAAGGTTTGTTGCACTTTATTTTTGTGGGACAAGAAAATAATGGCCCAAAACATTAACGTTATAACGAAGCATCCAATGGAAAAGGAGAAGATATAATACAGAGTgtatattgggtttatcgaggcaaaccccactcctcttccgagtatgtgagtaaaccctcgccctgtgatcctagccggcaaaggaccacaaggaggttaaccagcctaggttgcccatagctgaccggctcaaacccgggtggcagacggtttcgaactcaggacctcacggccgcgagcgtcttggtcttgccactcaggctgcccttatGGGCTATAcagagtgtatatatatacaattcaagttaGTAGTTGCTTTCATGATTGTTTTAAGGACTACCACCTAATTAAGCTAACACTTGCGCGgattcatatacatatatatgtgtgtgtcttTTGTAGTATATGTTTGTTTGTTACCTAAGCTATCTAGTAAGACAGTGGGCAGTTGTACCATAATGCTACCCTCCTCCTAACTTACTTTGGATTCCCAAATCTACGACATCACCCCCCTGCATCCATTAACCAACTCTCCTAAACATGTTTACTTTTACGGTTTTACCCGCACTACAATCTCACTccatttaattataattttctccaataaacaataataatataataataaaaaacatgaCAAAGTTTAATGTACTTATAACCATTGATATTTTTTACATTCAGtactatatattatgtatatattaacatGATGAGTGTACCAATTCAATTACTATTAAAAGTCATTACcaataacatatacattttaaattataatacaatgattttgtctatatatatgtgtgtaccataaaatttaataaaacataGACCTGATGTCCAATAAAAGAAAAGTGAGAGAGACAATTTTCATAGAAAATTGTGGATAGAATTTGGGTGCACATGGAGAGAATATGCCTACTGTATGTGCATTTATGATCTAGGTAgtctcatatttaattttcatcataatatatataatttacgtACAGCTAATTAGTAGCTAGTAGcctcaatcgttataccctgcaccacggtgcacatagcaatgtgcaccacgtacgtaaaacgatgtcgtttcagTGTGAGTGgatgcggacgcgaatgactcagggaattcattatctataatacacataatcattatctataatacacagaacgtttgcctagaatacacggaatgtttgcctagaatacacagaatattgacacaaaatacacagatgttaataatatatataatcattatatagaatacacagaacgtttgtctagaatacacagaatgtttgcccagaatacacagaatgttgacacaaaatacatagaactcatccccctaacattcgaatgcacaaacacatcacaacttctgttaataacataaattcacagaatatttacacaaaatgcacagaactcatcctcctaaacattcgaatgcacaaacacatcacaacatgtgttactaacatgaatacacataacggtagaatacacagaacggttgcctagaatacacagaatgattgccggaatacacataatattaacataaatacagagaccggccgaaacgggaaacgtgatttccaaaaaaaaacggacgattagtttacaatgctcaaaacgacgtcgtttaagtACGTGGTGCAAATTGCTATGTGCACTGTGGtacacagtataatttgccctagTAGCCTAGCACTAAGCTAATCAGGCCCAGTTgattaaaagattaaaatattaatgataatctactcctaattaattaattaattaactaatactAGCTATTAATAGGCTGTATAACCGTACTCCTATTCCTACAAAGTCTACTCACAGAAATGTTCAACGACACAGCACAGCCACAAAAACAAGAAATGGTGATCCTCAACTTCAGACAGCATACATAGGAGTTTAGTTCTcttctatatttttatatatatatacaaagataCTAAATTTATGCTAACACTATTGATTTTGATATTGATATCAAATCAAAACTATAATTGATGTGAAATAAAAGAGAAACAAGGAAGGAATAATAATTATACCATTATATTTAAACccagcaaaaaaaaaagcagtaaagCATTGGAATGGGTACAGCAAGTTGCGTTGTTGTGGTAGGGCTGGTATGGATGTTAGTTGCAAGCACGGTGGTGGGTAACCATGGCAAGAAGGTGACGTATGATGCAAGATCTCTAATCATTGGTGGAACCAGAGAAGTCTTCTTCTCAGGCTCCATTCACTATCCTCGTATGCCTCCTGaggtatatctatatctatatctatctatatgtGTGTGGctatattattcaaattatagaTGTTTGCAATTACTGAGATTATTAAATGTTGGCAGATGTGGCCGGACATCTTAAAAAAAGCTAGAGAAGGAGGTTTGAATGTCATCCAGACTTATATCTTCTGGAACCTTCATGAACCTGTTCAAGGCCAAGTATGTATGCgcgtgtgtgtatgtatacctagtgtaatataataatatatatatgtgtgtgtgggcGTTTGCAGTTTAACTTCGAAGGCAACAATGACGTGGTGAAATTCATCAAGCTGATTGGGGAGATGGGTATGTACGTGACACTGAGGGTGGGACCCTACCTTGAAGCTGAATGGACCTTGGGGTACGCATACAAATTCTATAGCTGGCTTCCcaggccatatatatatatgcatagtggtatatttatttatgtattaataataatgttatatatggtATGGTATGGTGGGAGCAGAGGATTCCCATACTGGTTGAAGGAGGTACCCGACATCTATTTCCGTACGTACAACGAGCCATTTATGGTACGTAAGCTAGctagcattatatatatatattgaaataaaaagGAGATggagaaatgaaatatatatatatatggatgcaGAAACACATGAAGAAGTTCGTGGAGATGACAGTAGATATGATGAAAAAGGAGAAATTATTCGCACCCCAAGGAGGCCCCATAATTCTGGCTCAAATTGAAAACGAGTACAGCAACGTGGCGGGTTCGTATAGagaaaatggaataaaatatattcactGGGCTGCAGAAATGGCTGTGGGTCTGTACAACGAAGTTCCATGGATCATGTGCAAGCAAAAGGAAGCTCCCCAGGAAGTGATTAACACCTGCAATGGGCGACACTGCGGCGATACTTTCTCAGGCACTAACGGCCCCAACAAGCCTGTTATGTGGACTGAAAACTGGACGGCTCAATACCGAACTTTCGGAGACCCTCCCTCCCAGAGATCAGCCGAAGATCTTGCCTTTTCCATCACTCGTTTCTTCGCCGCCAAGAACGGCACTTACGTCAACTATTACATGTACTATGGTGGAACCAATTTTGGCAGAACCTCCTCCTCCTTTGTCTCCACTCGCTACTACGATGAAGGGCCGCTTGATGAATTTGGGTTGTATAGGGACCCCAAGTGGAGTCACCTAAGAGATAACCACAGAGCTCTCAAATTGTGCAAGAAGCCTTTGTTCTGGGGTGCCCAAACTATCCAAAAGATCACCACCGATCTGGAGATCATTACTTTCGAGAATCCTGCCCTTAAACTCTGCGCTGCATTCTTGACCAACAACCACACCTTAAACCCAAACACAATTAATTTCAGGGGCACAAAATACTACCTCCCCGAGAAGTCCATCTCCATTCTCCCGGACTGCAAAACCCTGGTTTTCAACACCCAGAACGTGGTTTCACAGCACAATGCCAGGAACTACGTACCTTCAAAGCTTTCCAATAATTTTAAATGGGAGATGTTCCAAGAAAGCATTCCCACTATAGATAATCTGCCCATGAAGAGCCAGCTCCCATTGGAGCTGTACAGCTTGACCAAAGACACCACGGATTATGCGTGGTACAGCACCAGGATCTTTTTTACCGAACACGATCTCCCCACCAAGTCCAACACCCTTCCAGTTGTGTATGTCCACAGTATGGGGCACGCCCTGGTTTTATTTGTGAACGGGGAGTACTTGGGGTCAGCACACGGGGACAACATTAAGAAGGCGTTTGACTTGACTAAGCCAGCGGACTTGAAGCCCGGAAATAATGACATTTCATTCCTGGGCGTCATAACCGGGTATCCCAACAGCGGAGCCTACATGGAGAGGAGGTTTACCGGACCAAAATATGTGCGGGTGCAGGGGTTGTTGGCTGGAACCCTGGATATCACCAGGAACTCGTGGGCCCAGTCTGTTGGGCTTCCAGGGGAGAAGCTCAAATTATACACGGAAGAGGGGTCCCACAAAGTGAAGTGGACAGCAGTGAGTAATGTGAACCCACCACTCACCTGGTACAAAACCTACTTCGATGCTCCGGAAGGGAACAACCCGGTAGCAATCAGAATGTCAAACATGGCAAAGGGTATGATTTGGATAAACGGGAGAAGCATAGGGCGGTATTGGGTTTCATTCTTGTCCCCTCTGGGTCAGCCATCGCAAGGGGAGTATCACATTCCCAGGCCGTTTTTGAAGCCCAAGAAGAATCTGATGGTTGTGTTTGAGGAAACGGGGGGAGACCCCTCCAACATAGAGCTGGTTCTGGTGAACAGAGACACAATCTGCGGTCAGGTATCGGACTACTATTCTGCTAGCGTTAAGTCGTGGGATAGGAAGGGAGAGGAGTTGAAGCAGGTAGTAGATGATGTAAGACCCAGCGTGCAGCTCAAATGCCCAGACGACAAAGTGATGAAGAAAATAGAGTTTGTGAGCTACGGGGAATTTCCGGAAGGGGTTTGCGGGAACTACTTTGCGGGAAACTGCACCTTTCCTAACGCCAATAAAATAGTGGAGAAGGCGTGCTTGGGGAAGAGCCAGTGCAAAGTTCCGGTAGAGAAGAGTTTGTTCGAGGAGGAGGGAATAAAGCATCCCTGCCCCCCCAACGACTACTACACTTTGACTGTGCAAGCTAAATGCGGACACTAGCCACCTACCCAAACATCCATCATATCTCTcccaaacaaaatattatgtgtacTCTCAATTTTTCACTCTAATACATGTAGTACAACTCTACTAGGAACGTACAATTAATTTTCACCTCACCTGCATGTCTGCATGCATACACTAGCGCAGcctgttatttattttattattttttttttcagaaaaccTAAGGTGCTTGGATtgttgaaataataaaatagagtggcttttaaattaattatttgtttatttttgacATAGATTGTTTGGCAATTCAAGCAAACATATTAGTTAATGTTACAGGCTTACTTGTACAATTTCTCTACTATTATTAGTTaacaaaaaatgaacattttttaCACGTTGTGCTAAAAATAagtaattattcaaataaaacaattttaaaatagtcttgaattatacatttgaaaaatatatatatgttgttattAAATCTTTGACTTGCTTTgtgtttaaaatataaaataaaattgcatgaCCCAACGACAATAGATTTaacctttttttatttatccCATCCTATCCTAGGATTATGCTGATGCATGAGAAGAGTTAAAACATATGAAGTCTTAATAATGTATGTTTTACTAGCTTAGCTGCTTATCTTACTATATGTATTGGTTAACTTAATTTCGCATATTACATATGTAGCTTGTTACTTAGTGAAGTTGGttcttcctaaatcctaatagtcACCCTTACCCTACCTCACTCTACACATCAACAGGTGGCTCAGCTCAAAGCACATAGCTGTGATAAATTAAGAAGATAGTCACTTGATGAGTTTCTAATCGAGACTAACCtactaaattgaaattacattCCAAGTTTTATTTGTAGGTTAACCCTTCTCCCTAACTCCGACTGTGTACGCTTCTCCCGAATACATGTCACCTATTTCTTCACCAATTCAAATAACCAAGatattataatttctttcttgACTTGACTTCTTTCCTTtgtacaggaaaaaaaaaaaaaacacaaacacagaGGATAGattatgaatttataataaTCATTTTCTATGATGAGATGAATATAATGTACTTGATCATCATTTCCATTGGCTTTGATAAAATTGCTTTTCAAGATTCCCTTTATTAgatcatcataaaattaaacaaaacgaGAAACATCATCATAATCCTCATACATCTATATCTCCTATCATCccaaaatattatagtaaatataaaataatcattCTACGGTATGTACAAGCGCACTTGCACCCCCTAAGTGCCTccagccaaaaaaaaaagaaaaaaaaaggaaaaaaaaaaatctgcccTTCAACCACCTTCACCTGAAATTcatgtcaaaattgattttattaGTTAAACAGGATTGAATTGaatccaattatattaaattaataaataaagagCAACAAATTACATTCCTCATtccaatgaaaaaataaaacaaaatgacACTAAGGAAGAGCAGTAAAGAAAATTGGTAGTGGCAGATTCCAACCTTAAAGATTGCTGATAGACGGTGATGACCAGCACACCATTTATTGAGCACTAAATGCACAAGGCTCAATTATCTCAATGAAACCCCACACTCCAACTACCTTTTTGAGATCCTAGGACAAATCAAAGGATCCTTGACCTTCATTGATCGCATACACTAATTTCTTGTACATAATTTCCTggtttcaaaaaattatttaagtgTAGGATAAGGCAACTGGAAACATTGCATCTAAGGTAAAATCACTTTAATGGTATGCAGCTAAATGCTAGCTAATAATGTATTTGTTGATCCCATCCCAATACAAAATCAAACTAATACCTTGGTGGAGTATGGAGGAAGCTTCAAGTAATTGGCACAAGTCATCACACTAGGCAGGTCATCATCTGCAGATTCGGATGCCGCATTACCACTGACTGATGTGTTTCCCGTAGACGAAGAATGCTGTTTGATAACCAAAAAAATAGCCAATCAAACACTTCAAAAGAGAAAAGCCCCATAAATGTTGAAGATCATATTGAAATATTATGCAGCAGCTATATACCTTCCTCACGATTGTTAACTTCGGATTCAACACTGCAAGACCGCCTGGAGGAAGCCTAGGAGCACCAGTAACAAATTGAAGAAAGGCTCTTTGTTGTTCAGGAGAGAAGTCTCCCATGATCTCCAGCAACTTCACACACACATCAAATTCAGAGGGAAAAACAAAAAGGTTAGATAAcgattaaaatataaaatttccatTTTATTTCTCCTAAAACCTTCCAGATGAACAATAACAAGAACATACATTTAAAATTGCAGGACTCTTGGCATTGTAACCATGATCAAACTTGATGTGATCCACCAATGTCTCAGCCTGCA encodes:
- the LOC116030530 gene encoding beta-galactosidase 13-like, with product MGTASCVVVVGLVWMLVASTVVGNHGKKVTYDARSLIIGGTREVFFSGSIHYPRMPPEMWPDILKKAREGGLNVIQTYIFWNLHEPVQGQFNFEGNNDVVKFIKLIGEMGMYVTLRVGPYLEAEWTLGGFPYWLKEVPDIYFRTYNEPFMKHMKKFVEMTVDMMKKEKLFAPQGGPIILAQIENEYSNVAGSYRENGIKYIHWAAEMAVGLYNEVPWIMCKQKEAPQEVINTCNGRHCGDTFSGTNGPNKPVMWTENWTAQYRTFGDPPSQRSAEDLAFSITRFFAAKNGTYVNYYMYYGGTNFGRTSSSFVSTRYYDEGPLDEFGLYRDPKWSHLRDNHRALKLCKKPLFWGAQTIQKITTDLEIITFENPALKLCAAFLTNNHTLNPNTINFRGTKYYLPEKSISILPDCKTLVFNTQNVVSQHNARNYVPSKLSNNFKWEMFQESIPTIDNLPMKSQLPLELYSLTKDTTDYAWYSTRIFFTEHDLPTKSNTLPVVYVHSMGHALVLFVNGEYLGSAHGDNIKKAFDLTKPADLKPGNNDISFLGVITGYPNSGAYMERRFTGPKYVRVQGLLAGTLDITRNSWAQSVGLPGEKLKLYTEEGSHKVKWTAVSNVNPPLTWYKTYFDAPEGNNPVAIRMSNMAKGMIWINGRSIGRYWVSFLSPLGQPSQGEYHIPRPFLKPKKNLMVVFEETGGDPSNIELVLVNRDTICGQVSDYYSASVKSWDRKGEELKQVVDDVRPSVQLKCPDDKVMKKIEFVSYGEFPEGVCGNYFAGNCTFPNANKIVEKACLGKSQCKVPVEKSLFEEEGIKHPCPPNDYYTLTVQAKCGH